Within Populus trichocarpa isolate Nisqually-1 chromosome 6, P.trichocarpa_v4.1, whole genome shotgun sequence, the genomic segment AAACGAGTCAAGCCAAAGGTTTCTTAGCATACTTCAAATATTCAAGTTGAATTGATTGTGTGCCTTGCATGTTCTACTGTTCATTATGTGAAGAAAAGGTGGTGTAATTTACTGCGCTCACAAAATAGTTGATGAGTTTATTGTATGATATATATACTACACTAAAGTCTTCAAATGGTATTAGTACAAAAATGGAAAGTAAATctcattattataattttccAAGATTGCTAAGAGATCACTTTTCAAATCCTCCAAATCTGTGCTCAAGTTGCAATCTATTATACTGAAGAGGGATAGCGGATTGGCATCAGAATAGGCATTAGAAGATTAGCAGTTGGCTAGAATGATACCTCAATTGAAGGAAAAGTTGTCAACTCATGAACGTCACAGCTTGTTACACCTGTTGAAAAGGCACCGGGGAAAAGGAAATGTATAGCCaaagaattattttcttttttctttttattaatgaaaatatcagAAGGAAATGGAGACAAAATCTGTCAAAAGAGCTCCTCCGATGACCAAAAATGGAGATCCATAacagatattaaaattaatcaaacaataaaactCTGTAGATTTTTTTGACAGAAATAAAGTGCAAGGCTGGCAAAACAAACTTAATTTTGAAACTTCtctatatgaatattttttattgtttatcaaAGTACTTATTTATATAACTTATCAAAATAGAAAGAGCATTAAAGAATACAGCGAAATCAGCTGCTACTTGTTACATAACAGAAAAAATAGTAGAAGATTAGGTCAAGCTTAACAAACTTTGATAACTTCAGTTCAGCATGTGTTTTATTAAACCTCAACACTTCTCAAACATCAGTAGCCCACTCATCTCCACGTCAGCAGCTCTTGGGACATCATTCAACACTATTCTTTGGCTTTGGCGCTGCAGACTCAAGGCCTTTGCCTCAAGAACTCATACCTAGCTTTGGAAAGTGTCTTGGTCAAGATATCAACATTTTGATTCTCTGTTTTGTAATAAATCACTCCTTCTCTTTGTACCTCTCCTAGAAAATAGAGTTTCAGCttgaaatgttttgttttgccatgaaacacaattaaaattgtACCTTGGCCCGGCAGTCTACAAGTATCTACGTGCTTTCCTTTTCCTCCATGTGCAGGTCTGCCATTAATTTCCTAATCTAGAGAGCTTGGTTCATAGCAGCAACAACATCCTTTTCCTCCATGTGCAGGTCTGCCATTAATTTCCTAATCTAGAGAGCTTGGTTCATAGCAGCAACAGCATCTACATATTATTTCTGTTCTGAATTTAGCTATGACTTCTTGCTTTTTAGAacatcatgaaaaaaaccaaagctAAAACAATAACATGAAGTATTTATCGTGTTATCAACATAATCATCCTAATCATTATCAGAATAAACATGAAGTGTAAAATTTTTAACCTGACACAACCTCAGACCATAATCAATCATACCCTTGATATATCTGACAATTCTTTTTGCTACTTGAAAATGAATTTGACTAGCACAATACATGTATCTTCAGAGTAGACTAATAGCATTCATAATATATGGTCTTGTTGCAATTGGGTACATCAAGCAGCCTATTAAGGCTCTGTAAAGCCTTTCATCAATATTTGCAACTCCATATTCTTTGCAAAACTTCTCCTTGATTCATTAGGATTTTGAATCACGCATGTTCCTTGTTCCaagtaattttttgaaaaaaatcaacaaataattaaaatcttgatCCATCATATTCAAATACAAAATCCAACCTCTCTAGCTGGCCCATTGCATTGTTCATGAACAGATcgtaataaagataaaaaatgtcCCTAGTTGTATTTTAGATCATATTTTGTTGgagagtaaaataaaattattttaactaaatgaTCACGAATTCAAATCTCATCACttctattataattaataataaaaattaagcacgaAGTAGTTTAAACTTGTACACGTTTCAAGTTCAAACCATTTTACTTGAAGAGGTATgttaaaaagtaatataaaattattattgagatCTCATCTAATATCTTACCTAATATTTTAAGTTGAGTATTTGAGTTAGTTGGAGTTGATTTCATTCTTAACTTCTCCAAAATCCATCTCATGGTGACTGATGAACTGTGAACCTACAGCATGCCAATCATGTTCAGCACGGGACCTTTCAACTATTCTGCATCcttctacataaaaaaatatcaagaaacatATTATAGTGATACTTTTGAACCATCAATTCCAATCCTGACCTTATAAAAAACGAAGGTCGGTTGATTCCACCCATTTTTACCACTTTCTGGCCCAAACATGGACGAGTacaaagaatatcaaaatataatggCAAATGTTAAAGAAATAGATTCCTTGGGAAACTCTTTCACTGAAAGTACATCAACcctctttttatattaaaaaactttgttgaaaacattaactcattaatttttaatttaatctccaTAGGTGTTATACTTGACCCACTACCTCTCTTCAGACATCAAGTGGCCTCTCACCCCCATCTGCAGAAGCAAACATTACAGGGACTGCTCCAAGGAATCATGCAAATGGAGTAACAAACCCAGATGGAAAAACCCCTCCATGGGTTTCCAATCCTTTTATTGGTCTCATTCTCTCCTGCCGAAGGGAACATTGCACGAGCAGCAGCTTTAAGCAGCCTTGGGACTGGAACATCAAACCAAAATTGTTTAGGGCTGGAAAATGGAATACCATATCAAGATGGTAAACCATGCACCCCACCTTCTCGCCTCTTCCCTGTAATTATGGTCGACCTGCTCCCTCTTTTCTAGCACTTAAAAGCTGTTTACAGCACCCTCATGACCACCCATTTTGCTTGGAGCCCGCTCAGACGTGCTGCCTAGAATAAACGAAGGGCATCGCAATCAGGCAGAGGGTTTGGGAGCATAAAACCAGACACGAGGGAGAGTGTACATAACAGAAAACTTTCTTTAAAGGGGTCTATGatacattcaaaataaaaccgAACTATGCAAACATGTTATGATACATTCACATTTTGGACAAAAACCAGGCCAAGGGATTGAGTTTGTTCAGGGTCACAAGGAACATGTCCTTGAAACCTACAGTATGTTCCCCCCATTAAACTTCATAACATTGAGGGAggaaaaaatacatacaaaccAGACAACATTCATATGAATAATCGACATTTGGATTTTTACAGGAAAACCACTTGACGATTCTTGATTTCAAGGAAGGAAGCCAATTATCGTGCAGTAACCCGAGCAACACCTGCAGAGAAAGATATCCAAAATAGAATTAGTATGATGCCCATACATAATATGAGGTGCAGGAGCAAATGCATACTGAAACTTGACCAGCCTGTAGTTAAAACTGGttcttgttgttattgttattcttTGCAACATTAACATCGTATTTGGTTAGTGTCCCGGGTTGAAAGAAACAGAAACTGAAACAGAAACAACGCAGAAaggaagacaaaaagaaaattgtatttAGTAGTGATATACGATAAAATTACTATCTTTGTATCCTTTGTAGTTGATGGTGTGTGCGCGCGTGTATTacccttaatatatatatatatattgtcaaagttacaaacatgtaaaaaaataattatattttttttttagtttatattgagtattgaaattaataatagtataataacCTAGTTATAAACCCGGACTTGCCTATAGGTCGACCTAGAACCCGGCCAGCCTAGGACCTGTGCTGGTCCGggtttatgaaaatataaggGATTGACCAAGCCCAACCCAGTCAAAAACTAGGTCGACCCACAACCTGATCAACCCAGGATAAAACTCAGTAAGAAcccattgattaaaaaaaatggtcaaaacaatgttgttgcgatccttttttattaaaaaaaaattaggttaactcaagttgacccTTATATGCCTCTTGTTTTATAAATACAGAAATTTACTCCAAAATTATCTCAAGAAcagattttttttgtctatatcTTGGTCTCCTCAACCTATCCTGAAACATTAACCAATCGCTACCTAAAACCCAAATGCTAAAATAAATGGACAATAATTTCCTACTTCCATTTCATTGCACCCATCTAAATTCTAACTGCAATAACTTTCATATACTTCTCTCATACACATACCATCAGCCTAAAACATCTAATGTCATTTCCCctctactttttatttaattacacttttttcttcaaaataatttcttacTTCTCATTATAACACTCCACGGGTAATAAATACTAACCATTTGTCGCtgcctcttcttcctcttcttcatcaATCGTTTTCCATACGATGTCTTTCAGCCCAGTTGAAAGGTTCTTGTAAAACTGTCATTCAAGCCAGATGATTTCAAAATTACACCTTACAACaattaaagattaaagaaagaattaaCTGATAACATAGTTTTGGGACAACAATGCCAGTGGAGGGAGCTACATATTTTATGGCCTGTTGGGTCCACCCAACAAGACCAGACACAAATCTAGCCTTCCGCTCACTCCATGAGATTATAAGACCCAGAAAGCAAGCAAACCAATTTATCTTCACCTTATTCTTGAGCTAACAATGCTATAGTTAACTTTTTTAACTTTGCCTTGTGCCtgggaaaaattttaaattcaacttGGCCTGGAATGTTTAATATCATAAGCATTTTTTttcagtaataataataataacagcaaTTGGAGGATTAAATGGGTGGAGCTGAATCATATGTTTTAGTTATTGACTAGTTCTTGGCATCAATGTGTATACCATCAACCATGGTTGGGTATCTCACATACCCCTCCCAGTCCATGGAAAAAGCTGAATCACACATGATATACTTATTGGCTACGCCATCAACTGTGGTTGGGCATCTCACAAAGCCCTCCCAGTCCACCCTCCCTATTTACCCAAAGAATCACTTGTCATGATTGTTTTtgcatgaaaaatgaaataagcACACCAGCTGACTATATACTTTTCAAGAACAGATCCATTCAATTTGCAGCCAAACCGAGGGTCACACAAAAGACCTAACTACACAGGCATCAACCTGATAGACAAAAAAGAATACGAAGACCAGAAACTTTTTTGAGGGAGGAGAAATTCTTCATTACTGTTTTAATTGCCACAAGAGCACCAATATTTAAATTACCTTATGAAATTCCAGGGTATCACCATCAGACTTGCGAACCTCAACCATATAAAGAGAAGGGGCCACTTCAAAGACCTGAAAGAAAGAGAATTATGTTAGGACCCAGTTCAAACCACTACAGACAAGTCTATCAGTACAGATTTCCTAGAGACATACCTCTGTTGAAACAGATAAACGACCCTTGCGTCCATCCTTCTCCCCTTGAAGCTTCATCTGTGATTTGAAATAGAAGAGTTGTTTCAgtagaaacaataatttaacAGTTGACtgataacaaaatcaaatttctgAAGGAATCATGTTTCCTCACACACAAAATCAGGAGTCCACTATATAGAAAAAGTTCAATAATGATAAATCAATTTACTTGTGAAGGTGAAaggacaaggaaaaaaaaaagaaggcatatTTCATTCAGGTATATTAAGGATTCCAGTTTGGAGGTAGCTCTTGAAAGCCATACAGACATCACAACAAGTTGGATGCCGGAAAACCACAGGAATCTTGCTAAACATGAACTAAACATTCCACCAAAAACTctcatttataaaaaagtagaaaattatCGGAccttaaagttatttttctttacatcaAAACCCAGAGGCGCTGCTGCTGCTTCAATTTTCGAGATTATCTCGCTAGCAGAATGTTTGGAAGTGAATCTCGTTTCCCGTTTAACAAGCCCCTGGTTgccaaaggaaaagaaagtctCTTAGGTTTATGGTTGTGAAACTCAAAGATAACTACACATCCAAGGAGGTGGTCACGGCTCGTTAAACTCtgatatttcaaaaaacacacACTGGGAGACAACAGTTATCTGATTTTTGCTTGGCAATTATTTCACAAAATTGATAATGCTAAATATCAGAACAAAGTTGGAATATCAACTAAAACATGCtttaaaatgatagaaaatCAAAGTGTATAATGCTACAGTTGGAGTATTCAACCATTAATCTttagtataattataatttgataagATTTCAGCATAAACAAATGTACCACACTGTCAGGCTCTCTCAAGTTCCAACATTTTCCAGATTTTGGTTTCATTTACATAGAACAACAACGAGTTTAAAACTTACCATTTGTTTCTCAAAAAGACTACTAAGGTTGAGACCCTGAGAGGTAGAGATAAGTTCAAACGCATTCATGGTTACAGGAGCCATAGGCCCTATAAACCCTTCTTCTCGCCTCTCCACAACAAGGTTTTGAGAATCCTGTTAACCATGAGAAACATCAATTACAAACCCACAGGTGGTGTACTAAGTTTGAAAGCAGGATGCACAAATGAAACACAAGAATTACCATTGATTCATTGAAGATAGAGTCCACATCGTCGAGACTAACATTAGCCTTTTCAAAAGTAGGTGGCTTATATCCTTTCTTAAACCATTCATTTTCAATAAGCTCGGAAATGGTAATACGCTGTTTCATACCATTAGCATGTACAGTAAGACAAATACCCAATATTATATGGCATCCTTTCTAAAGAAGGAAAGGTGTACAATAAGTTTATACAAAGAGAAGAGGGGGAACAAACTGTTGAAGGATTAGGGTCCAGAATTCTTTTGATTAGTTTCTTTGCACTTGAGGAGAACCATGGAGGACATGTGAAGTCAGCCTTGAATATCTGCAGTCGCACAAAAACCACATTTAGCCTAggtaaaatacaataaagcaCCTTCCATTCAGGCAATGCACTATGACCACATTTCGCTTATTTTACACAGCAACTGAACAGGTTTACCTAAGCAGATATGCACAAAGGCTCTGATTTCAAACCTTGGGTCCATGATTTTACAAACCAGAATAAGATATCAAGCTGCCACTTGATTccctatttaattttttagcacaTGCTCTCAGATGTAGCAAATAGCTTGTAAGAAGATGTCAATGACATAAACAGCACTGTTGATCATGACATTTTGCAAAACAATCAAAGCCTGCTCATGACCGGGTTTTCTGAAAGCTCCCTCAAGCTCATGTGTACATTGAAAGAGCCAAACTCGAGCAGAACTTTGGGTCATTTTCCAATCATACTTTCCATGGAGTAGCTCCACCCAGTACAAAATTGATTAATGAACTTGAGAAATTATGGTCAACTTTCCAATCATAATAGTTGATAATTGTTAAATGTTAAATGTTTTCATAGATTAGTTTCTGAGAGGGCTTTAGAGATCTAGAAGATCTTTTCTACTCAGCTGTTTTCAGGTAAACATGATAGAATTAATaggcaaaaaaaatgaaacttgatGCGGTCTTTCTCTATAGAGGGAGCTTCATTTCCCCAACTCTAGCATTTTATACAATTATAACCAACAAACATGACGATGGGTGACTACAACAATGCAATGAGAAAGAATGAAAACAATCACCTTTTTGTATAGTGCCATAAGGTTGGATTCTTCAAAAGGCAAGTACCCAGCCATCAAGACAAAAAGAATCACACCACATGACCACAAATCTGCCTTGGCGCCATCATAGCCTTTATTGTTGATCACCTAGAAAAGTGAAACACCAAGCaatgaataaaataacatatatggTTGGAGCATTAAGAAATATTGATGGCACGAAAAGTTACCACACCTCTGGAGCAACATAATTTGGTGTTCCACACGTTGTGTGAAGTAACCCATCTTCctgaaaagagaaataaaagataaacaGTCAGGAAATCTTCTGGAATGAAGTGAAAATAATCAATGTTTGGGCAGAGTTCTCGGGTCAGAGGTTAACATACTCTAACTTGCTGAGGTAGTGCACTCAATCCAAAATCCGAAACTTTAAGAAACCCACTAGCATCCAATAGCAGATTCTCAGGCTGTAGTTGTAAAACCAGATGTAAAAAACTTAGTTCATTACCGATACTAATAAGAGATTGATCAGCCAGCTCAACTAAAGAGATTAGTGAGGCTCATTGtcattttaacattaaaataagaataaaagcaACAAACTCGCACCTTTAGATCTCTGTGGTATACACCTCTGCTATGGCAGTAGTCCACGGCATTGATAAGTTGCTGAAAATACTTTCTCGCTTCATCCTCCTTCAACCTCCCTTTACTTGCCTAACTcaagaaaaatagcaaaaaaaaacagagaaaaaaatagacttgTCATTAACATTAACATGCAGAATAATCCAACACATCAATTTCAGACATATTCATCTTACAATCTTGTCGAAAAGTTCACCACCCGTCACAAATTCTAAAACAATGTATATTTTGGTCTTGCTCGCCATCACCTACAACACCAATACTGCTGCAAGTTATTAAAACAATCCCGacaataacataaaaagaataataacaacttgctaattaaaaaaaaacttccaacCTCATACATGCGGACGACATTCGGGTGTctaattaatttcattgttGAAATCTCCCGTTTAAtctgcaatgaaaaaaaaacaaaaatatatatatagcatagcGAACGACTAGTCTCCCTATTcaaattgacttttctttcttcttttattgtcTACAACTAACAGCTCTAAATTTTCAATTCGATTTTCTCGGTGACCAGACATAACAACTAACAACGAGAAAAATCATGAgctaaaattaacacaaaaataagttgaatttgataaaataaaacttgagaaTTCACagaattttatgaaataaaaaaaatcagaaagaaaTACCTGACCGATCATTTTGTGTTTAAGAACTTTCTCTTTATCGAGAATCTTAATAGCAACATTCTCTCCCGTCTCAACGTTCCTAGCAAATTTCACCTTCGCAAAAGTTCCTTCTCCGAGAGTCCTTCCGAGCTCATACCTCCCCACGCGTGTCCTGCTTCCGCTTCCACCACTTCTAGAAGACGACATTCTCTGGAATCAATCAAACTCCTTTcctttccctctctttctctctctaaaactgAAGTTCCTGTTCTTATTTTCTATCTATCAAGATCTCTTCTTCTTGCATGGTTGCCATACCTGAGACTTGGCTACACTcatatttgcttctttttttttaattctacttttttaaaaaaagaaaaaaaaactaaaaaaggaaacaaatcaaTTTATGATGGAATCGAAAAGGAGAAAATAGagagacaaaaagaaaagtcaTGAATACTGACGGTCGGATCAGAAATCAACCCCATAAAGTCAGATAAATCGACGGAGAAAATACTGTAgaagataaacaaaaaattcttgtttttcaatGAAGAAGAGATTCTACATGCAATCAGAGATCTCCAAAAAGACTGGAAACAAAACTAATCGAGAAAAGACtgaaataaataagaagactttgcttcttttttacagaacaaaaaacaaatcttctAATTAAGGCTTAGGCTTGAAGAGAGTTAGAGAGAGAGGTGATCGAAATCGAATAGTAGTGGAAATAATTAAGGCTTAGGCTATGACGATAAAATCAAAGTCACTTCATTCTAATCCTGTCCCGAAACAGAACAATATATTAGTAGTATCCCTAATGTCTTACACATTTCTCAATTTGATCCTTCTATCAATATTTGTTACAATACGTTTGTTATGTGAGGAAATTAGTCTTATATTTCGCTTCTCTTactttcttgaattttattaccaatttctttcctcttttcctttctggaaaattaaaaaaaatctcttaaaaataaagtaaatctCTTTACAATTATATTGGTTCAATCATGTGTTGTATATGTGTTATGTGAAAAAGCAGTCTCTATTTAAACAAGATCTTTAGACATATCCTCAACTCAACTTGGACATAGAAAATAAAGCTAACAAGAAATTGGTTATAATTTGCAACTTTAGACTGTGtacaaaattctatttttaaaatttatatataaataaaataaaatgttataaataatatatatatatatatatgtattaataaagagctaatataattgttaaatacCAATGATGTGACATGTATAATATTTAGCTGTAAAGATGATGtagttgtgatttaaaaaaaaaaagtgaacattcaATTAACATTCCAcaatttttcattgaaaaagtatatatacatacatataaaaaaaaaacattttattatttgatttttactctcttaacattctttttttcaaatattctaTCCGCAGGTCAAATGTGGTCTTAATATTTCTGATTCTACGCAATAAAATGATgtctttaatttgaagaaaaatcgACCAGTAAATTAACAGGCTCGGAAAGAAGCACCTAATGAGAAACTTCTTAAGCACGGAGGacttaattgataaattatttttattaggacTCCATTAGTAGCAGAATAATATATTAGGGTCTGATTTGAGGGTTTCCCTAAAATCTAAGCGTGTGTTAATTTTAGTTTCCAAAGTACGAAACCAACCTTGTTGATGGCAACAATCCCCGTATGATTTGGGACCTTTTTGGACATTTAAGCAAGTCTTGTGGGCCCCTTTGTCAGTTTAAGGTTTCAACTGGACAGGGCCTATTTCACGACATCATCACCTAACCTGCCCTGGGCATTAACTCACGTCCGAATCGGGGGCCACGCCACGACAGTTGTGGGTGACGTTTCTGTAAATATATAGTCACGATAACTTTAGGCCGTTGGATTAAGATCAGGTGCCATGTACGATTGGATGAAATATAGTTTGTTTGGATTCcgttaatttaatatcaataaaataaagacgCTCGGAATTCATGTATAGACAACCgaaatatcttttttctttcttattgaTTGAGTCAGACACCTTTTATTATATGTTTGGTATGCTggtataatttgatttttaagagtaaatttttataatttttttaattacgtCATCATTTGAAAAGGAAGtaacttttattcttttaatgtattactgtaaaaaaatatcaaattatttattttttaatatttttttatgattttaatgatctgatataaaaaattttaaaaattataaaaaaaattatttaatatattttaaataaaaaatattttaaaatacatcatgCACTACAATACTAAATAGATTATATCTTAATTGCAATatgttgattaataaaatagattaataGATGAGTagaattcatgagaattaatgttGAAGAATCAACCATTATCCTGTGATATTAAAGAAGAAATCGTTTAATCATCTAAGTGACGGCTCAGTAGTAAAAACTTGGGACCaaaaggtttgctccctctgtgatctcaggttcgggccctgtggttgcttatatgatggtcactggaggcttatatggtcgttaacttcagggcccgtgggattagtcgaggtgcgcgcaagctgatccggataccccgttaaattaaaaaaaaaaaaaaaaaaaagtcgtcCATGGAGTAGCTTTTGAGGATGAACAGTCATGTGGGCAATCAACATTTTCATGCTTTCTTTTTTGCAATTCATTCGCAAGTTTTTTTCTAGTGTAGAGAAACATGGCAACTATGTTGAAAAATATAGAACATGGAATGCATGCATTTGCATATCTTTTACAATCATGtactttcaaaaatcaatttaattctttattaaataaatttaatttagtgcCACTTGAAATCGAGAAATCCTTCAAATATCTAAgcaagcttttatttttattcttttgttttagcaAAAGTAAACTTCCATTAATTACAATTCCAAATCTATGTATattcatcaatattattaattttatgaagtaATAATTACTTGGTATAAAATAAATCACTAGAATTAAATGGCATggttattaaattgaaaacctgTTGTAATGATTGAGTCACGAGTTGATAAAATTAACTTAgatcaacttaaaaaattcaaataataaattataagttccaactcgaaaaataaaatcctgGAGTGAATCTATTGTTACAccaatttttccttttcatcaaATGTTTatgcatcatgaaaataaaaaagagattggACTTTTCATGTATATTATGAGAGGAAATATTATGGGTTCCCtcaatgttttttctctctttttagttctttttttttatcacttaaattttcttatttgatttttttatattagattaatttggaattgagttttgttatttgttttgttttgcttggcTTGGTATTGGCTACTTGTGGTGTCGAGAAATAAAATTGACTCTCGATTATACTTTAATTTGGAaagattaaatgaaaataaattgaattaaaaaaattaaagctaaaaaaccaaatttgagcATTAGACAAGTattaagctctttttttttttttttgcaaacatCAAGCACTGAATTGCACGAGCAAAGGAGAAATTCAACCCCCTTGTTTTTGtccctcatttgtttttttaatttgatccttttaaattgagtttactTGTGATtggacttcattttttttattgcctagACGCTGGGATTCCATggtgttgagaaaaaaatttcatatgtgTTTGATTCTCGATTTTgcaagataaaatttaatttattgatctaaaacaattaaggcttgaaggatcaaatttgaaacaaaaaaaaacttttaggaACTGAAAAGGACGAGCAAGATAATTTGGTTGACGTGTGAAATGCACATGACAACGTGTGGGGTGAAGCCTTCACGCTCTGGCGGCGTGTGCAGCTTCTTCAGGTGTTGGAACATTGTCGTCCACGG encodes:
- the LOC18099904 gene encoding CBL-interacting serine/threonine-protein kinase 23, coding for MSSSRSGGSGSRTRVGRYELGRTLGEGTFAKVKFARNVETGENVAIKILDKEKVLKHKMIGQIKREISTMKLIRHPNVVRMYEVMASKTKIYIVLEFVTGGELFDKIASKGRLKEDEARKYFQQLINAVDYCHSRGVYHRDLKPENLLLDASGFLKVSDFGLSALPQQVREDGLLHTTCGTPNYVAPEVINNKGYDGAKADLWSCGVILFVLMAGYLPFEESNLMALYKKIFKADFTCPPWFSSSAKKLIKRILDPNPSTRITISELIENEWFKKGYKPPTFEKANVSLDDVDSIFNESMDSQNLVVERREEGFIGPMAPVTMNAFELISTSQGLNLSSLFEKQMGLVKRETRFTSKHSASEIISKIEAAAAPLGFDVKKNNFKMKLQGEKDGRKGRLSVSTEVFEVAPSLYMVEVRKSDGDTLEFHKFYKNLSTGLKDIVWKTIDEEEEEEAATNGVARVTAR